GCGAGGCCGAGGAGGTACGCGGCGAGGAGGAGGCCGAACGCGCCGGGCAGACCCCAGCTCGCGTACGAGATGACGCGGTACCAGATGATCTCGTAGGAGAGCGCGATGAAGCCGGCCGCGCCGGCGACGACGAGAGCGACGACGAAGCCCATCAGACCGACTCCATTTCCGTTGCCGGCTCTTCCGCCGGCGCGGGCTGCGGGTCGGCGCCGTTCTCCTTCTCGTCTTGCTTCTCCTTCTCGTCCTGCTTCTCCTTCTCGTCGTCGAGCGGCGCCTTCGTCGCGGCGGCGAGCGTGGCCGCGATCTCGGCGGGGCGCTGCGCGCGACGGTGGGCGACGTAGGCGAGGAGGCTGACGGTGACGTTCAAGAGCGCGGCGACGCGCACGGAGCCGGACTGCCCGGCGCGCCCGAGGATGAAGAGCACGCTCGCGGCGGACGCGAACGCGGAGCCGAGGGTGTTCACGAAGTAGAGCGTGCCGACGCTCTTGCCGACGTTCTTGTTCTCGCGGACGAGGTGCGCGACGAGGAGCGGCAGGGTGGAGCCCATCAGCATCGTCGGGACGAGGACGAGGAGGAACGTGACGAAGAACGTCGGCAGCGCGCTCATGCCGAGCGTGACGTTGCCGACCGCGTGAAACACCTGCAGCGACGCGAGCCCGAAGAGGCCGATGCCGGCCTCGACGAGCGAGAAGTAGAGCAGCACGGGCCGCTTCGGGTCCTTCGACACGACGCCGCCGGCGAGCGATCCGACGCCGAGCCCGAGCATGAACGCGGTGACGATCATCGTCACGCTCTCGATGTTGATGCCGTAGATGGCATAGAGCGCCCGCTGCCAGACGATCTGGTAGAGCAGGGCGGCGAACCCCGACAGCAAGAAGACCACGTAAATCCAGAGACGCCGCGGCATGGTGGCCGGCACGCTACTACAGAATCCCGGCGGCCCCACCCCCGTTCGCCGCCACCCACAGGCTCGCGAGTTGCCACTGATTTCACTCGAACCCGCCGCGTCGGCTGCGTCGACGGACGGACACCGCTGGAGCAGCACGGTGCGCAGCGACGCGTGCGAGCGAGCGCATGCGGCTGCAGCGCGGTCGCGGTGGCTTTGTGGCCGCGTCCCGTCGCGAATGCATGCACGCGGCTGCAGCGCGGTGGAGGCCATGGCGGCGGCGGCACGTCGTGAGCGCATGCGCAGTGCAGCGCGGTTGTGTGTCGTGGGTGGCAGGCGGCCGCGACGCGTCGCGAACGCCTGCGATGGCGCGGTGGTGGTGGCCGCGACGCGTCGCGAGCGCAGTGCAGCGCGGTTGTATCGTGGTGACAGGCGGCCGCGACGCGTCGCGAGCGCAGTGCAGCGCGGTTGTGTCGTGGTGACAGGCGGCCGCGACGCGTCGCGAATGCCTGCGCATGCGCAGTGCAGCGCGGTCATGGTTGCCGTGACGTATGTATGCGCGCGGCTGCCGCGCGGTCGTGGTGGTCATGGTGACCGTGACGTGTCGCGAGTGTATGCGCGCGGCTGCCGCGCGGTCGTGGTGGTCATGGTGGCCGCGACGTGTCGCGAGTGGACGTGCGCGGCTGCCGCGAGGTCGCGGTGGCTATCGGCGGCAAGCGACGTGTCGCGAGCGCATGCGAGTGGCTGCATGCGCGGTTGCGGTGACTGTAGCGTAGGGAATCGGTGCGAACGTGTGCGCGGTGGTTGCCGCACAGTCGTGATGGCCATCGCAAGAGACGCGTCGCGAGCGCATGCGCGCGGCCGCAGCGTGGTCGCGGTGACTGTAGCGGTAGGAATTGGCGCGAACGTATGCGCTATCGGCGATGCGTCGTGACGCGTGCATGGGTCGATCGTCTGGGCCGTAGCGATCGGCTGAGGATGCACGTGTGGTGGCTGCAGCGTGGTCGTGGTGGCGACTCGGGCGGGAGCGTGCGGCCGTCGACCGTGCGCCGCCGAACGCGCTCGATGAAGCGTGCATTGCGCACGAAAGAGACGTGGGACCGCGAGGGACGATGTGCGTCGACGTGGGCGCGTCTCACGGGAGGCTCCGGATGTTCGGGGATCCAGGAGGGTTGAGAAATAGCTGCAATTGTTGGATGTTTTTGGTCAATGGGGCGGACGTCTCCTACCTCGCACTCCATGTGATGCGCATGTGATGCGGAGGGTGGTGAAGGTGGGACCGATCGTGCGGCTGGCAGAATTGAGACGCCTGGGTGCCGACCGATCCAGCGCTCGACTCCGTAGGGTTCGCGCATGTTCGCTCACGCCGCTCGCCTCGGGCTCGTCGCCGCCACCCTCACAGTCTTCGCCGCCACGCAGGTCGCCTGCGCCGCCGATACCGGTGAAGAGCCGGAGACGTCGATCGAGACCGCCGACGCGATCGTCGGCGGGACCGTCGCGGCGCAGGGCGCGTGGCCGGGAGCGGTTGCACTCTACAAGGGGTCGTTCGCCTGCGGCGGCACCCTCATCCACAAGGAGTGGGTGCTCACCGCCGCGCACTGCGTGTCGAGCACGACGACGGGCGGCATCACGCGCGTCGTCATCGGCAAGAACAAGCTCTCGGCGAGCGGCGGCGAGACGAAGACGGTCGATCGCGCGATCAAGCACGCGAGCTACTCCTCGAGCACGCTCGACAACGACATCGCGCTCCTCCACCTCTCGACGCCCGCGACGTCGCCCGTCGCGACCCTCGTGAGCAGCGCGCAGCTCGCCAAGATCGTCGGCGGCGCGACGACCACGGTCGTGGGCTGGGGCACCACGAGGGAGGGCGGCTCGGTGAGCGACTCGCTCCGTCAGGTCGACGTCCCGATCATCGAGAACGCGTCCTGCAAGTCGAACTCGGGCTACAGCCGCGTCAGCGCGAACATGATCTGCGCCGCGTTCACGACCGGCGGCAAGGACGCCTGCCAGGGCGACTCCGGCGGACCGCTCTTCCAGAAGATCGACGACAAGTACGTCCAGATCGGCGTCGTGAGCTGGGGCATCGGCTGCGCCCGCGCCCGCGCTCCGGGCGTCTACTCCCGCGTCGGCAACTACCTCTCCTGGATCAAGACGCAGACCGCCGGCGCCGTCGACGCCGACGCCGCCACGCTCTCGACCCCGCCCAGCTCCAGCACCTCGAGCGGCTCCGTCACCACGACCAGCGGCAACGACGCGACCCTCGACCCCGCCCCCAACGCCGACACCGACACCGACGAGTGATCGTGTTGGAGGTGCTCGCGTAACCACGACGAAGTAGCTCCAACTCACGAGCCCTCACGCCCCACCACGCCCTCGGCCTCGGTCCCCCCGGGGCCCCAGAAGCGGCCGCTTCAGCGGGCGCGAAGCGCCCCGAGCGCGCAGCGCGAGGGCCGTGTCTGGGGCGGGGGTGTCGGGGGCGGAGCCCCCGACGTTGAGTAAGACCAGAGCCCGCCAGGCTGACGGCGTGTCTCCCACGTACTGCCGGAAGAGCGTGCTCAGGTGCTGCGGCGACGAACAGCCGACGTCGATCGCGATCGTCGTGATCGGCAAATCCGTCTCGGCGAGCATGCGCTTCGCGGCGCGCACGCGCGCGAGGCGGACCTCCTCCGCGAACGACGTCGACGCCTCGGTGAGCCGTCGCTGCAACGTGCGCGTCGCCGTCGCGAGCGCGCGCGCGGCGTCGTCGATCGTCGTCTCCGCGAGGTGGTCGTCGAGCCAGGCGCGGAGCGCGCGCACGACGCCAGGCACCGCGCGCGCCTCCTCCTTCGCGCGCTCGATCGCGCTCGCGAACGAGCGGTCGAAGCCGAGGCCTTCGAGCGCGCCCGCGACGTCCGCGTAGAGCGAGGCCGCGAAGGTGGGGGGCACCGATTCCAGGAAGCCCGCCGCGATCGCCGCCGTCATCCCGCTGCCCTTCACGATCGCCGAGCGCGTGACGCGGTCCGCGAGCGTGCCTGCGTGCGCGAAGAAGTAGCGGGCGAGCTCGTCGAACGACGCCGGTAGCGCGGCGGTCAGGTCCTTCACGTCGACGAGGGCGGCGTGCGGCGCGCGGTCGAGCTCGACCTCGAGGAGACGGACGAGCGCGGCCATGTCGTCCGGCTCGGGCGATCCCCAGAGCGCGAAGCCGTAGAGATCGGGGCGCGCGCAGAAGTAGAGCCACGTGTCTCCCGCGAGGTAGCCGCCCTCGGGGCGGACGCGGAAGTCGGCCGGCTCCTTTCTTTCGAGCACGATCGCAGCGTAAGCGCTAAGAGACCCTCCGTGACAGGCCCGCGCACGAAGCCCGAGATCCTCGCGCCCGCCGGCGATCGCGCGGCGATGGAGGCGGCCGTGCGCGCGGGCGCGGACGCGGTCTACTTCGGGCTCCAAGGCTTCAACGCACGCGCGCGCGCGACGAACTTCGACGCGCAGGAGCTCACCGCCACGATCGCGTGGCTCCACGATCACGGCGTCCGCGGGTACGTCACCCTCAACACGCTCGTCTTCGACGAAGAGCTCGACGCGGTGGAGCAGGCGGTGCGCACGTGCGCCGCCGCCGGCGTCGACGCCGTCATCGTGCAGGACCTCGGCGTCGCGAAGCTCGCGCGCGCGATCGCGCCCGACCTCCCGATCCACGCCTCGACCCAGATGACGTGCACCGACGCGTCGTCGGCCCTCCTCGCGAAGGAGCTCGGCTGCTCCCGCGTGATCCTCGCGCGAGAGCTCTCGCTCGACGACATCGCGAAGATCCGCGCCGGCTCCGACGTCGAGGTCGAGGTGTTCGTCCACGGCGCGCTCTGCATCTCGTACTCCGGGCAATGCCTCACGAGCGAGGCGATCGGCGGACGAAGCGCGAACCGCGGCGCGTGCGCGCAAGCGTGCCGCCTCCCCTACGACCTCGTCGTCGACGGCGCGCCGGTCGACACCGGCGATCGCGCGTACCTCCTCTCGCCCGAGGACCTCGAGGCCTCCGCGGTGGTGCCGGACCTCGCGCGCCTCGGCGTCTCGTCGCTCAAGATCGAAGGTCGCCTCAAGGGACCCGAATACGTCGCCGCGACGACGCGCCTCTATCGGAAGGCGGTCGACGGGACCGGGCCGACGGAGGAGGAGCGGCGCGACGCGCTGCAGACGTTCACGCGCGGCTCGGGCCTCGGCTTCTTCCCCGGCGTCGATCACCAGCGCCTCGTCGAAGCTCGCTCCTGCGATCACCGCGGCCTCCTCGTCGGCGTCCTCACGAAGATCGAGCGCACGCGCGGCAAGACCTGGCTCGTCCTCGATCGCGCCGAGGACCTCGCGCTCGGCGACGGCGTCCTCGTCGAAGGCGGGCACGCGAGCGAGGGCGAGGTCGGCGGCCGCGTGTGGGCGCTCGAAGGCACGCGCGTCTGGCTCGGACCCAACGTCGCGATCGGCGAGCTGCCCGCCGGCCGCCGCGTCCACAAGACGAGCGCGCCCGCGGTGGAGAAGCGTATTCGCGCGCGGGACGCGGAGGAGCGGCGCACGCCGGTCGACCTCCGCATCGCCGGCGCGATCGGCGAGCCGTTCGTCCTCGAAGGCACCACCGCGCACGGCGCCTACGCGCGCGTGACCGGCGACGCGCCGGTGGAGGCCGCGCGCTCGGCGCCGATCGACGAAGCGACGCTGAAGGACAAGCTCGGACGCCTCGGCGACTCCGCCTACGCGCTCGCGAAGCTCGACGTCGATCTCCCCGCCGGCGCGATGCTCCCGCTCTCCGCGCTCAACCGCGCGCGCCGCGCGCTCGTCGCCGCGCTCGACGAAGCGAAGCCGGCGCCAACGACGCACGCGACGACCGCGGTGCGCGCGAGCGACCTCGTCGCCGCCGCCGCGCCGCCCGCGACGACCGCGGTGCGCGCGAGCGACCTCGTCGCCGCCGCCGCGCCGCCGCCGCCGTCGCCGCCGGCGGGTGGCCTCTTCGTGCTCTGCCGCACGCTCGCGCAGGCCGAGGCCGCGCTCGATGCGGGGGCGGCGGGGGTGTACCTCGACTTCCTCGAGCTCACCGGCACCGGCGACGCGTTTCGTGCGCTCAAGGCCCGCCCGGACGGCGCGTTCGTCGGCGTCGCGCCGCCGCGCATCCGCAAGCCGGGGGAAGAGAAGATCGATCGCTTCCTCGGATCGCTGCAGCCCGACGCGGTGCTCGTGCGCGGTCTCGGCGCGCTGCGCGAGCTCGCGCGCTCACCCTCATCCTCGCCCCCGAGCGGGATCGCGATCGGCGACTTCTCGCTCAACGTGACGAACCGCGTGACGGCGGCGGAGGTCCTCGGCCGCGGTCTCGCCGCGTTCACGCCGTCGTTCGATCTCGACGCCGCGCAGCTCGCGCTCCTCGCGAAGACGGCGTTCGGGCCGTGGATGGAGGTCGTCCTCCATCACCCGATCGCGCTGTTCCACATGGAGCACTGCGTGATCGCGGCGCTGCTCTCCGAGGGTCGCGATCACAAGACCTGCGGGCGGCCGTGCGAGCGGCATCGCGTCTCGCTCCGTGACCGCGCGGGGATGGAGCATCCGGTGGAGGCCGACGTCGGCTGCCGCAACACCGTCTTCCACGCGCGCCCGCAGAGCGCGGTGGAGCTCCTCCCCGAGCTCGCGCGCGCGGGCGTGCGCCGCTTCCGCATCGAGCTCGTGCGCGAGACGGCGGCCGACGTGGGACGCCTCGTCGGCGCCTACCTCCGTGCGCTCGAGGAGCCCGCGCGCGCCCCGTCGATCTGGAAGGAGCTCCGGACCGAAGGCGGCTACGGCGTCGTGAAAGGCTCCCTCCGGGTGCTCCCGTAGGCCGCGGGAGGCCGAGCTTCGGCGTTCGCTGCAGGTCGCGGGAGGCCGAGCTTCGGCGCCCGCCGTGGGCCGCGGGAGGCCGAGCTTCGGCGCTCGCCGTAGGCCGCGGGAGGCCGCGTTTTCGGCGTCGTCGTGGGCCGCGGGAGGCCGAGTTTTCGGCTCCGCGGGCCGGTTCGGCTATCCTGCGACCTCGTGCGAGCGCGCTCGATCCTTGCCCTCCTTACCTGCGTGCTCGGCGCCTGCGTGCCGACGCCGCCGGTGACGGTCGTGCACGTGAGCAAGTCGCAGCCCGCGTCGCCGGACGACAAGGCCGGCGACGGCCTCAAGATGCGCCGTCCCGGCAACGAGACGTACTCGAGCATCCACGGCGGCGCGTACGTCGTCCGAACGCGGACGGACTGGGAGAAGATGTGGTCCGGCAAGGACGACGTCCCGTCGATCCCGGAGGGGATCGATCTCCAGCGCGAGATGCTCCTCGTCGTCGCGACCGACGACGCGATCGTCTCGAAGCTCGAGATCAGCCGCGTCGCGGAGGCGAGCGGCAACGTCACGGTGTGGGTGAAGCAGACGATGCTCGGCGAGGGCTGCGTCCGGAACAAGTACGACGATCGCTCCGGCCTCGACGCGATCGTGACCGCGCGGATCGACAAACCGATCAAGTTCGTGGTGGAGGACGAGGACGCCCCGTCGTGCGGCGCGCCGCCGAAGGCCGACGTGTCCTGCCGCGTCGGCGCGGGGAAAACATGGACTCCGAAGGTTACGGCGAAGGCGGGAGAAATCGTCGAGTGCGAGCTCGCCTCGATCGCGACGGGCAAGTACACGCTCGTCGATCAGGTCCTCAGCCTCGGCGACGTGCCGCCCGCGTCGAAGGCGAAGCTCACGTTCTCGAAGGGTTCCGTGCGCGCGAAGCTCTCCCCCGACGTCTTCGGCACGTACGCGATCAAGGCGGAGGCGACGGACGAGGCGGGCCGCAAGGGCTTCGGCACCGCGACGATCGACGTGCTCCCGAAGAAGACGCGCGACGTGCAGATCCAGCTCGCGTGGTCCGACACCGAGTCGCTCGATCCCGCGACGCCGCTCCCGCGCGTGCTCCTCCGCGTCGCGACCGAAGGCGCGAAGGGGCAGCGTTGCTCGGCCGAGGTCCCGGTCCCCGGCCTCTGCGACGCGAAGACACGCGGCTCGTTCACGTACATGAAGATCCCCGGCGGCTGGCGGCGCAAGCTGCCGCTCTCGCTCCTCTACCTCGACGAGCGCGCGCAGTCCGGCGCCTCGCCGTGCGTCCACGTCTGGTTCAACGGCGAGCGCACCACGTCCGTCTGCGATCACGACCACCGCCACGCCGAAGACAAGTGGGAGCTCGGCTCCATCGACACCGGCACGGGCAAGATCGCCCCCCCCAAGCCGCCCAAACCCCCCAAGCCCGCCAAGCCCACCACCCCGCCCAAGCCCCCCCGCTGACCGCGCCCCCCCCGCTGACCGCGCCCCCCCGCTGACCGCGCCCGCCCGCTGACCGCGCCCCCCCGCGACCAGGAAAAGCGTCCCCGTACGCATCGGCGAGCAGCGGAGGATGCGCGCGTCTTCGCGCGCGTCCTACGGCTGCGAGCGGGGTGCAGGGGCCGCAGGCCCCTGCGTTGTTGAAGGAAACAGGACGCGGCGAGGCGTAGCGAAGGAGCCCTCCTCCGAGGCGGGGTCGACGCCCCGCGGGACGTTGTCGCCCCAGCAGTAGACGCCGTGCGTGGCGCTCTCTGCGGTGCGCGCGATCGCGCAGCCGTGGAGGCTCGAGATCGCGAGGGCCTTGATGTCCATGAGGCCTTCGACCTCGGCGACGCCGACGCCGCCGAGGCGGCCGAGCGCGCCGCCGCCGAAGCACTGGATGCGCGACGGCGCGTTCGGCGGCGTCGTGACCACGCAGGTCGCGTTGCCGCCGAGGCGGAGCATCGAGAGCTCGGCGCCGTCCGGCGCGATCCCCGGGACCTCCGTCGCGAGCACGTCGAGCTGCTGCGCGTCGGGCGACGACTGCTTCGCGTCGTTGGCGCCCCAGCAATGGAGCTTGTTCCGATCGACGATCGCGCACGTGTGGTTGTCTCCGGCGGCGATCTCCATCCGGTCCGGCAACGCGCGCGGGACACCCTCGACCTCCTGCGGATTCGCGATCGGGGTGGTGACCCCCTGTCGACCGGACTGCCGGGCCTCGTTCTTTCCGAAGCAGTACACCCCCGCTTCGTTCGTCCCCGTGACCTGCGCGAGCGCGCACGTGTGCGCGTCGCCGGCCGCGACCGCGACGTACGTCAACGCGGAGCCGGGGGTGTGGAGCACCTCCGCCGGCGACAGGATCGGCGGGTCGATGGGGGTCTTCGTGCAGGTCTCGAGGGCGCCGCCGCTCGCCTGACAGAAATCGTTCTGCCCCCAGCAATACAGCTTTCCGTCTTCGACGATACAGCCGTGACGTGGCCCGCCGCCTGCGCGCGCCCCCGCGATCCTGAGCGTCGTCTCGCCTCGCTTCAGGCGGTTCGGCAGCACGTTCGGCGCTTCGGTCGCGTCGCGGCCCTGACCGCTCTGCGAGCTCGCGTTCGAGCCCCACGTGAACGCTTCGTTCAGCCCTTGGCTCTCGCCGCCCGCGGCGATGAACCAGTTCCCGGTGCCCGTTCCGAAGAGGCGCTCGACGCCGAGCGGGCTCCCGTTCGGTGCCTGCGGCGCGTAGAAGCCCGGCCCGATCGGCGCCGCGTTGCCGTTGACGCCGAGGTACTCGGGGTTCTTCGGGAGCTGCGCGCCCCAGCAGTACGTGCGCCGCTCCGTCGGATACCGGAGCGTGGCGCACGTCGCGTGCAGGGTCACCGCGACGTCGAGCGGCTCCGGCTGCGGGCCCGCGTCGGCGCCGCCGTCCTCCGGAGCGCCGGTGTCCGCGCCGCCGTCGCTCGCGCCGCCGTCGGTCGTGTCGGCGACGACCTCGAAGTCACCGAGGATCGCCGCGCAAGCGCCGAGGCCGGCGACGAGAGAAGCAAGAGCAAGCGGCCGAAACATGGCCGCATGATACAGCGAACCGGACGCGCTCGGACGTGCGCGAGGATCAGAAGCTGCCCGCGTCGCTCGCCCAGCCGCCGTCGTGTCCGCCCCACGAGCCCGCGTCGTGAGCCCACGTGCCGCCGTCGGCGTGCCCGCCCCAGCCGCCGTCGGCGCGCCCGCCGTCGGTGACGCCGATGCCCGCGTCGGTCCCGCACGCGCACGCGTCGGCGCCGCCGCCGTCGATCGCGGCGCTCGCGTCGACGCCGCGGCTCGGCGCGTCGTCCTCGTCCTCGTCCTCGTCGGCGTCGACGTCCCCCTCGTCGTCGTCGCGACCCGTGGAGTGCTGCGTCGTCGAGCCCTCGCGCTCCTCAGCCGGCTCGAACGTGCACGCGACGAGCGACACGAGGAACGAAGCGACGAAGAGAGAGCGAACGAAGAATGCAGACTTGCCGAACATGATGGCCTCCGTGGGGTACGCACACCCATGAAGCAGGGGGCGTGCCGGCCCACGGCGGTCCGGAAATCCAGGCGTTTTCGCGCTTGGAGCGCCGGACCTGTTGCGCCGAAACAGCAGGCCGTTGCTTCGACTCAGCGGAGGGCGCGCGCCGGGGCGGTGAAGTAGAGGACCGCGCCCGCGGCGACGAGCGCGAGCCCCGCGATGATCCCCACCGTCGCGATCGTGCCTGACGTCTGCGCGTTCGCGTTCATGTCGTCGAGGGCGCTCTTGTCGGCGACGTTGCAGCGCGGATAGGTCGGGCACCGGCCGACGAGCGACGAGTGCGCGCTGAGCGAGATCACGCCGAAGATGGTCCCCGCGATCGCGCTGCCGACGCCGACGCCGCCCGCGACGAGGCCGAGCGTCCGCTGCGTCGATCCGACGTCGTCCTCGCCGGGGGCGCGCGGAGACGGCGCGAGGCTCGCGGGCGGCGCGGTCGTCGTCGTCGCCGGCCCCGCGTCGGGGAGCTTCGCCGACCACTCCGCGCGCGCGCCGCGGGGCTTCACCGTGATCGACTCGATCTGCTTCGGCTGCTTCGGCGCGATGAGCTCGATCTCGTGGACGCCCGCGTCGATCGGCCACGGGACGTCCCAGCGATCGCGCGGCCACGGCTCGCCGTCGACGTGGAGCTCCGCGCTCGCCTTGATCGACACCGGCACGTGCACGAGCAGCGTCGACACGTCCTTCTCCACCGCGCGCGCACGGTCGCGCGCCTCTTCGCGCCGCTTGTCGTCGTTCCGGTGCGCCACCTCCTGCGCGCGGAGGAACGCCCGATGCGCGCTCGCGCTCTTGCCCAGCGTCTCGTAGCAGTTGCCGAGGTTCAGCAGCGTGCCGACGCCCTCGGCGTAGCGGAGGCTCTCTTGCAGCGGCGCGATCGCCTCCGCGCAGCGACCGTCGCGCGCGAGCTTGCGGCCCTTCTCGAAGAGCTGCACCGCGCGCTGCTCGTCGGCGTCGGCGCGCGCGAGCGCGGGGACGATCGTGAGCGCGAGGACGAGCGCGACGCGGAGCAGCCTAGAACTTGTCGTACGCACCCGCGGGCTCGCTCTTGCTCTCGGTCTTCGTCGCGGGCTCGTGCTTCGGCGGCCGCTTCGTCTTCGGCGCCGTCGCGCGCGCAGGCGCCGGCGGCGTCGCGGTCGACGGAGGCGGCGGCGAAGGCGGCGGTGCAGGCTCGGGCTCGACGCTCACGGTCGCCGGCGCGGTCTTCGTCGCGGGCGCGGTCGCGGGCGGCTGCGCCGCGGCGACGGCCGGCTCCGGGCGCGCCTTCGGCTGGCGCATCCACGCGAGGCCGAGCGTGCCCGCCGCCGCGAGCGAGACGAGCGCGGCGCCGACCCAGTACGAGCGCTTCGCCGGGACGGGCGCGGGCGCGACGGCGAGCGAGCCGACCGCGGCGGCGTCGATCGTGCTCTCCACGCGACCGTGGAACGACGGCACGATCGACATGTCCTGCGTGACGTGGCCCTGCGCCGACGGCACCTCTGCCGTCGCGGCGAAGGCGAGCGCGCCGCGGCTCTGCACGCTCGACTCGAGGATCGTCTCGATGCGGGACGCGGCCATCCGATCGGCGTGGAACGGCGCGAGCGCCGCGGCGAGCTCGCCGACGCTGCCGAAGCGGCGCCGCACGTCCTTCTCGAGCGCGCGCGTGACGACGGCGGCGAGCTCGGCCGGCACGTGCGGCGAGTGCGCGCGTACGTCGCGCGGCGGGCGTCCCTGGATCTGCATGCAGATGTCCGTCACCGTCTCGCCGTCGAACGGCATCTGGAGCGTGAGCATCGCGTAGAGGCAGACGCCGAGGGACCACACGTCCGCGCGCGGATCGACGACGTTCGACGCGCGGATCTGCTCCGGCGCCATGTAGTGGACCGAGCCGATCAGCGTCGACGTGCTCGTCAGCGACACGTCGCGCGGCGCGGCCGCTTGCATGCGCGTCGTGTCCTCGTCCGCGAGCTGCGCGAGCTTCACGACGCCGAAGTCGATCACCTTGATGAGGGCGCGACCGTCGCGGCGCTTGGTGAGGAACAGGTTCTTGAGCTTGAGGTCGCGATGCACCATCCCGAGCGCGTGCGCCTCGGCGAGGCCTTCGCACGCCTGCACGATGAAGGCGGAGGCCTCGTCGAGTGGCAGCCTCCCGCGCCGCTTCACGAGCGCGTGGAGATCGGTCCCGTCGATGTACTCCATCACGATGTACGGATCGCCCTCCGGCAGGCGATCGACGTCGAGGACGCGCGCGACGTGCTCGCTCTTGATCCGCGCCGCCGCGCGCGCCTCGCGCTGGAACCGCGCGAGCGCGTCGGTGCCGGCCGCGCGGTCTTCCTTGATCAGCTTGATCGCGACCATCTCGTCGAGCCCGAGGTGGCGCGCGGCGAGCACGATCCCCATGCCGCCTTCTCCGAGCAGGCGCTCGACGCGGTACTTCCCCGCGATGACGGTCCCCGGAGCGAAGCTCACGAAGGGATTATACGCACGCTATCCCTTCGCGATCCCGTGCTTGAGGAGGAGGCGCCAGAGCCACGAGCGATCGAGCCCCGAGAGGCGCGCCGCCGCGGATTGGTTTCCGCCCGTGTGCTGCATGAGGCGCGCGAGGTACGCCTGCGTGAAGCGCTCGACGAGCTCGTCCTTCTGATCGGCGTACGGCCGCGTGACGTCGATCATCCCTTCGATCGAGTCCGCCGCGATCGCCCCCGGCGGC
This genomic stretch from Labilithrix sp. harbors:
- a CDS encoding U32 family peptidase; its protein translation is MEAAVRAGADAVYFGLQGFNARARATNFDAQELTATIAWLHDHGVRGYVTLNTLVFDEELDAVEQAVRTCAAAGVDAVIVQDLGVAKLARAIAPDLPIHASTQMTCTDASSALLAKELGCSRVILARELSLDDIAKIRAGSDVEVEVFVHGALCISYSGQCLTSEAIGGRSANRGACAQACRLPYDLVVDGAPVDTGDRAYLLSPEDLEASAVVPDLARLGVSSLKIEGRLKGPEYVAATTRLYRKAVDGTGPTEEERRDALQTFTRGSGLGFFPGVDHQRLVEARSCDHRGLLVGVLTKIERTRGKTWLVLDRAEDLALGDGVLVEGGHASEGEVGGRVWALEGTRVWLGPNVAIGELPAGRRVHKTSAPAVEKRIRARDAEERRTPVDLRIAGAIGEPFVLEGTTAHGAYARVTGDAPVEAARSAPIDEATLKDKLGRLGDSAYALAKLDVDLPAGAMLPLSALNRARRALVAALDEAKPAPTTHATTAVRASDLVAAAAPPATTAVRASDLVAAAAPPPPSPPAGGLFVLCRTLAQAEAALDAGAAGVYLDFLELTGTGDAFRALKARPDGAFVGVAPPRIRKPGEEKIDRFLGSLQPDAVLVRGLGALRELARSPSSSPPSGIAIGDFSLNVTNRVTAAEVLGRGLAAFTPSFDLDAAQLALLAKTAFGPWMEVVLHHPIALFHMEHCVIAALLSEGRDHKTCGRPCERHRVSLRDRAGMEHPVEADVGCRNTVFHARPQSAVELLPELARAGVRRFRIELVRETAADVGRLVGAYLRALEEPARAPSIWKELRTEGGYGVVKGSLRVLP
- a CDS encoding fused MFS/spermidine synthase — protein: MPRRLWIYVVFLLSGFAALLYQIVWQRALYAIYGINIESVTMIVTAFMLGLGVGSLAGGVVSKDPKRPVLLYFSLVEAGIGLFGLASLQVFHAVGNVTLGMSALPTFFVTFLLVLVPTMLMGSTLPLLVAHLVRENKNVGKSVGTLYFVNTLGSAFASAASVLFILGRAGQSGSVRVAALLNVTVSLLAYVAHRRAQRPAEIAATLAAATKAPLDDEKEKQDEKEKQDEKENGADPQPAPAEEPATEMESV
- a CDS encoding serine protease, with the protein product MFAHAARLGLVAATLTVFAATQVACAADTGEEPETSIETADAIVGGTVAAQGAWPGAVALYKGSFACGGTLIHKEWVLTAAHCVSSTTTGGITRVVIGKNKLSASGGETKTVDRAIKHASYSSSTLDNDIALLHLSTPATSPVATLVSSAQLAKIVGGATTTVVGWGTTREGGSVSDSLRQVDVPIIENASCKSNSGYSRVSANMICAAFTTGGKDACQGDSGGPLFQKIDDKYVQIGVVSWGIGCARARAPGVYSRVGNYLSWIKTQTAGAVDADAATLSTPPSSSTSSGSVTTTSGNDATLDPAPNADTDTDE
- a CDS encoding tetratricopeptide repeat protein, whose amino-acid sequence is MRTTSSRLLRVALVLALTIVPALARADADEQRAVQLFEKGRKLARDGRCAEAIAPLQESLRYAEGVGTLLNLGNCYETLGKSASAHRAFLRAQEVAHRNDDKRREEARDRARAVEKDVSTLLVHVPVSIKASAELHVDGEPWPRDRWDVPWPIDAGVHEIELIAPKQPKQIESITVKPRGARAEWSAKLPDAGPATTTTAPPASLAPSPRAPGEDDVGSTQRTLGLVAGGVGVGSAIAGTIFGVISLSAHSSLVGRCPTYPRCNVADKSALDDMNANAQTSGTIATVGIIAGLALVAAGAVLYFTAPARALR
- a CDS encoding serine/threonine protein kinase, translating into MSFAPGTVIAGKYRVERLLGEGGMGIVLAARHLGLDEMVAIKLIKEDRAAGTDALARFQREARAAARIKSEHVARVLDVDRLPEGDPYIVMEYIDGTDLHALVKRRGRLPLDEASAFIVQACEGLAEAHALGMVHRDLKLKNLFLTKRRDGRALIKVIDFGVVKLAQLADEDTTRMQAAAPRDVSLTSTSTLIGSVHYMAPEQIRASNVVDPRADVWSLGVCLYAMLTLQMPFDGETVTDICMQIQGRPPRDVRAHSPHVPAELAAVVTRALEKDVRRRFGSVGELAAALAPFHADRMAASRIETILESSVQSRGALAFAATAEVPSAQGHVTQDMSIVPSFHGRVESTIDAAAVGSLAVAPAPVPAKRSYWVGAALVSLAAAGTLGLAWMRQPKARPEPAVAAAQPPATAPATKTAPATVSVEPEPAPPPSPPPPSTATPPAPARATAPKTKRPPKHEPATKTESKSEPAGAYDKF
- a CDS encoding helix-turn-helix transcriptional regulator, whose product is MLERKEPADFRVRPEGGYLAGDTWLYFCARPDLYGFALWGSPEPDDMAALVRLLEVELDRAPHAALVDVKDLTAALPASFDELARYFFAHAGTLADRVTRSAIVKGSGMTAAIAAGFLESVPPTFAASLYADVAGALEGLGFDRSFASAIERAKEEARAVPGVVRALRAWLDDHLAETTIDDAARALATATRTLQRRLTEASTSFAEEVRLARVRAAKRMLAETDLPITTIAIDVGCSSPQHLSTLFRQYVGDTPSAWRALVLLNVGGSAPDTPAPDTALALRARGASRPLKRPLLGPRGDRGRGRGGA